The genomic interval CGCGGGCCACCACCTCCTTGCCCGTGCCGGACTCACCGCTGATGGACACGCTGGCCTTGGACGGGGCCACCTTCTCCACCAGCTCGATGACCTTGCGCATGCCGGCCGACTGGGCGATGAGGTCGGACGAGCCCAGCTGCTTGAGCCTGCGCCGCAGCGTCTGCACCTCGCGCAGGGTCTCCTTCTTCTCCAGCGCCCGGTCGATGCAGACCTTCAAGCGCGCGGTGTCCAGCGGCTTGACGATGAAGTCATACGCACCCTCGCGGATGGCCTCCACCGCCGCGTCGATGGTGCCGCGCCCGGTGAGGAACACCACCGGACAGTCCGGCAGCTCCTCCTTCAGGTTGCGCATGAGCCACAACCCATCCGTCTTCGGCATCGCCAGGTCCGACAGGACGACATCCGGGCGAAACTCGCCGGCCTTGGCCAGGGCGTCGTGCCCGTCGAAGGCCGTCTCGACCTTGTGGCCCCAGGCGCTGAGCATTTCCGCCAGCGCCTCGCACGTGTCGCGTTCGTCATCCACGGCCAGGATTCGTGCGCTACCCAAGATGGAGACCTCCGGTACTGCGTCGTGACGCGAATGACGGTAGAGCCGACTCTGAGGGAGAAGCCCACCGCCCGGTACAGCCCTCAAGCACGAGGAAAACTCAGCCGGCAGCAACCACCCCGGACATGAAGCTCCACGCCCAACTGCGCACAGCGCAGCCCCAGCGCCGCCACCGCGTCCGCGAGCTCCGGTGAAGCCTCACCACCGCTGTCGTCCACTTCCAGCACCGCGGACGGGCCCTCCGCGCGCACCGTCACGCGCACCGAACCCCCGCCTTCCGCCCGCCGGAACGCCCGCAGCAACGCCTGGATGACGAAGAAGCCCAGCTCCGACGTGTCCGCCAGGCGGATCAACACCCCCGCCTCCACCGCCACCTGGACCGTCACCCGCCGCTTGCGGCCCTCGTGCGCCACCACCGCCAGCGCCCGCGTCGTCGCGTCCGACAGGTCCACCTCGCCCGCGCCGCCGCCCTTCGACACGATGAAGTCGGTGAACTGCCGCAGGATGCCGTCCACGCGTTGGATCTGCTCGCGCAGCGCCTTGAGGTTCTTCTCCTGCGACGGCGGCACCTGGCCTGTCTCCGCCTTCAGCTTCTCCGACAGCACCTCCAGGTGGATGGCCATCGCGTTGAGCGGGTTGCGGACGTCGTGCAGCAGGCTGTCCATCAGCGTTTGCACCGCGCCGTAGCGGGCCGCGCCCACCACGGGGTCCGTCGACTCCTGGACACGCGCCACGCTACTGGACACAGCCGTCGAGCTAACCAACGGAAACTCCTCGGGTTTTTCGTCTCCTCCCCTCGCCGCCTCCCCACCGCGGCCAAGAGTTAGGGAGCGCTTTCCACAACGTCAACCCTGGGGCGGTAATTCTTGCCGGAACCGGCAAATTCCCGAGTGGAGTCGCCTACTTGAGGCCACTCCCGAGTGTTCTTCAGGCGACGTTTTCCGAGGTGATTCAGCCAGCGGACGACACAGGGGGGCGCGCGGCATCGCCCAGGCCCACCAGCTCCAGCTTGAGCTGGGTGGCCACCTCGAAGATGCGAGGGTCCCGGTAGAACTCGCCGAAGACGACTCGCACCAGGCCCGCGTTGGCGATGAGCTTGAAGCACGGCCAGCAGGGGCTCGCGGTGGTGTAGATGGTCGCCCCGTCGATGGCCACGCCGTTGGTGGCCGCCTGGATGATGGCGTTGGCCTCCGCGTGCACCGTGGCCACGCAGTGCCCGTTCTCCATCATGTGGCCGACGTCATCGCAGTGGGGCAGGCCACGGATGGAGCCGTTGTACCCGGTGGACAGGATGGTCCTCCCGCGCACGATGACGGCGCCCACGTGTTTGCGATCACACGTGGCGCGAGTGGCCACCTGCTTCGCGATGTCCATGAAGTATTGGTCCCACGAAACCCGTCCGGACATGCGCTGTGCCTCCTCGTCGCCGGAGGGTGTAGCGCGGCGCGCGCGCGTGTCGAAAAAATGGGCGGCTCAGCGACCCGCAGCGTGAGCGACGCCCCCTTCTCCCGACAGGGAGTGGTCCAGGAGGCGACCAAAGCCCTTGGATTGCAGGAAGTCGCGCACCTTCGTGCTGGGCGCGGCGAACGTCTCACCGGGCATGGGCACATCGAAGCTGTAGCTTTCCTCACGCACGGCGAAGTCCACCTGCGCGGTGCGGTAGCCCTCCACGACAGCGAGCAGTCGCCCCGTCTCCAGGCTGTAGACGCCACCGCCGGAAGCGCCGTAGCCGATGGGCGCGTCCGTCTTCACCGACTTCGGCCGGCGGGACTCCCCGTCCCACTCCACCTGGGACACCATGCCACCAGAGAGCGAAAGCGCCCGGCCGAACGGCGAAGCCGCCACCACGACGTCCTCGCCCAGCTCCAGCTCTGCCTCGTCCGCCAGCGCCACCGCGGGCAGCGCCAACCCCGGCACCTTCACGAGCGCCAGGTCCACCTCCGGCACCTTCCCGGTGGCCACCACCTGCCCCTCGTGGGTCTCCACGTCTCCGCGGCGGTCCACCAGCACGCGAAGCCGAGGCTCCTTCAAGTCCTCCGTCACCACCGCGTGGGCATTCGTGATGACCCACGCCACCACTCCGTCGGAGCCCTGCTCGGAGCCCACCACCACGCCCGAGGCGCTGCGCCGCACGGTGTCCCCATCGGCCATCTGCAGCCGGACGTTGTGCGGGAGGATGCGCTGGACCCGCTCCTTGCGCGACAGCCGGGCGGACGAGGAACTCGCCACCGCCGGCACCACCACCGCAGACACCTGGGGAGGCGCGGCCCGGCCATGCGGCAGCGCGGGTGCGCCAGCACACGACGCGAGGGCGAGCAGGGCGACAGGGGCGCCCAGGAAGAAGCGGGACATCGACTCTCCGGGATGAAGGGACAGCGCTGAAACGTGAACTCGCTTTCAGCTCCCATCTTCCCCAGGCCCTGTCCCTGTTTGAAAGCAGGCGCCCGAGCGGGCACGGCCGCCTGCCCGCTCCGCGTCAGGCGTAGCGCTTCTTCATCAGGAACAGGATGGCGTCCTTCGCGCAGTTCTCGCAGTAGCCATACCGCTCCGCCATCGTCTTGAGCGTGCTCTGCACCTGCGCCTGCTCGCGCGGCGTCAACAGACCCCGGTCCTCGGAGAGATACTTGAGGACGTTCTCCTTGTTCTTGCGCAGCACCCGCTTGCGCTCCTCGAAGTAGTGGTCTCGCAGGCGCTTGAACATGTCCGGGAAGATGCGCGGGTAGTCCATCGTCGCATCGGGGTTGTCCAGGCGGTGCGCGCCGATGGACGCGATGAGGGCCCGGCGGAACTCCGCCGCGTCCTCGCCCCGGGGCATGACGATGGCCTCCACCTCCTGCATGCGCTGCTCGTCTGGCTTCTCCATTTCACCTGTCACCCGGTTGCGCATCTTCTCACCGCGCACCCAGTGACTGACACCTTGGATGTAGCGCTCCACCACCTCGCGGTACTGGCCTTCGGACACCAGGCCCATGGACTCGCGGACCTCGGTGTCCACCCGGTCCAGGTACTCCGCTTCGGCCATGCGCACGAACGCCTCATGGTCGTGGTAGCCGTCCAGCACCTCCTGGAGCAGGAACTCGTAGACGCTCTTGTCCTTGCAGATGGCCTCCAGCTCCTCCAGCACCGCGAGCCCGGTGAGGCACTTGTAGTCGGGGTTCTGCGCGGCGTTGAACAGCGCCGTCTTGATTTCGCGCGCGCTCGCCCCCACGCGGCCCTCGTAGTTGGGGTACGCGTCCGACTCGGTGAACAGCTCCTCGCGCAGCTTCCGCAGCTCCTTGGTGTTGGCCAGGCTGAGCCGGTCCGGCGGCGCGCCCTCTTCGTACAGGTGGAGCTTCTCCACCGGCGTGACGTGGTCGATGAGCTCCTTCACGTCACTGGGGTAGCGGTCCGGAATGGGCTTCTTCAGCCGCGTGAGCACCGCCCACATGGACGCCACCTCCGTCGCGTGGGGCGCCACGTGTTTGCCCACCGTCGTCGTGGACACCTGGGCGTCGTAGATCTGCTGCTCGGTGCGGTAGCGGCGCAGGTAGGGCACGCGCACCAGCTCGATGCGTCCCTTGAACGACGCGAAGTCCGGCAGCTCCTTGAAGGCCCCCAGGTGCTTCTCGTTGGACGAGGCGATCAACACCTCGTCGAGCTGGAGGACGAAGGGCTCGAGGGGCACCTCGCTGGTCTCGCTGAAGCCCAGCAGATACTTGAATGCCTCCAAGGGCCGCTTGAGCAGGTCCGCGTATTCGATGAGGCCCCGGTTGGCGTGCACCAGCGGGCCGTGGGGCTCGAACAACACCGTGCTGTGCAGCGGCGCGGGCACGTTGAGCTGGGTGCGGTCCGCGGTGATCTGTTGCACGATGGCGTCCACGCTCATCTGCGGCTCCACCGTCACGGTGCCCACCTGGTAGCGGCGCGACACGTAGAAGCGCTCCACCTGGACGTGGCGCATCACCTTGAGCCAGTCGCCGTTGTACGAGTTGAGCAGCGCCGTGTAGATGCGGCGGCACTTGGAGCACAGCTCCCCGTCCCGCACGTAGGCGGAGAGGATGAAGTCCCCCGTCTCCCCGTCCCCGTTGCCCAGCCCCTTCTTCTTGAGGGCCGCCTCCAGCACCTTGCGGCGATCTCCAGGTGGCATGGCGAACAGAGGATGATCTCTCAGCTCACACGGCATGCGCAGGTCGATGGCCTCCGCGTCCAGATGCGCGAAGGTCGTCAGCTCCTCGCTGCCGTCCGTGCGCTCGCCGAAGCCGATGGAGCCCTTGATGAGCTTCTCGGACGGAAACACCCAGGCGATGCGGTACAGCGCGCCCTGCGGCTGGCGCGAGTACGTCTCCATGCCCGCCTTGAGCGCGTTGACCAGGGTCGACTTCGCGCTGCCGTTGGGACCATGGAGCAGGATGAGCTTGTTGATGCGGCCGGCGCGCACGAAGTTGCCCAGCACCCGGTAGATGGCGTTCTGCACCTCCTCCTGCCCCGCCACCCGGCCGTCGCGGTCGCTGCCCTCCGCGTCGAAGACCTTGAAGCGCCGGATGGTCCCCGTCGGATGCGGAACCATCTGCGTGCCGAAGTGGTCCATCACGTCCCGCAGGTACTGGGCCGCGTTGCGCGCCTGCGCCCGAGGGTCATTCAAGAAGAGCGACAGATACTCCTCGAAGGACAGGATCGAACGGTTCTTGACGAAGTCGGCGCTCACCTGCGTGCCCACTTCCTGCAGATAACCCTTCGCGTCCACGGTGGCTCTCCTCGTACGGATACGGGTCAGTTCGATCTAGCCATGGCCTCGGTCCCGCGCAGGCCGCCGAGCCCCCTTGCAAACCATTTCCGCCGCTCCCCCCGAAGTCCAGGGCCCTTTGCCGGCATGTCCGCCAGCCCACGCGCTCGGGCCGCTGGTCGCCCTCCAGGGAAGAAAGTAGCCCGGTTGCACTTTTCGCCCGGCATCGTGCGGGGTTCCAGGGTTTCTCAGGGTCCGCCCTGGGGCCGCGGAGGCGTGGGTGTAAGCATACTCGCGTGGGGGGCCGGGGTGAGATACCGTCCAATCCTTCTCTTCGGTGCCCACCCGGAGTCCAAACACGATGCACAAGGAGCCCATCATCGGCATCGACCTCGGCACGACGAACTCGTGCGCGGCGATTGTCGAAGACAGCGGGAACGTCAAGCTCATCCCCTACAAGGGCGGTGAGTACACCATCCCCTCCATCTTCGCGATCGACGACAAGGGGAACGAGCTCATCGGCTACGAGGCCAAGCGCCAGTGGCAGCTCAATCCGCGCAACACCGTCTACGGCTCCAAGCGTCTGGTGGGGCGCACGTTCGGCAGCGACGTCGTGGACACGATGAAGAAGGTCGTGGCGTACAACATGCGCCCCGGCAAGAAGAACGAAGTCACCCTGGACGTGGGCAAGAAGGAGTTCACCCTCCAGGAAGTGAGCGCGAAGATTCTCGGGAAGATTCGCGAGGTCGCCTCCAACTACCTGAAGACGCCCATCAAGCGCGCGGTGGTGACGGTTCCGGCCTACTTCAATGACAGGCAGCGCCAGTCGGTGAAGGACGCGGGCAAGCTCATCGACCTGGAGGTCGTGCGCATCATCAACGAGCCCACCGCGGCCGCGCTCGCCTACGGCGTGGGCAAGGGCCTGAAGGAGAAGGTCGTCATCTACGACCTGGGCGGCGGCACGTTCGACGTCTCCATCATCGAGATCCGGGATCGCGTCTTCGAGGTGAAGTCCACCGGCGGCGACGTGTTCCTGGGCGGCATCGACTTCGACAACGCCATCATCCACCACGTCCTCAAGGACTTCGCGGCCAAGACGGGCATCGACCTTGCCACGGACCCGGTGGCGATGCAGCGCATCAAGGACCTGGCCGAGCGCACCAAGATCGACCTCTCCGCGCGTGACGAGGTCCCCTTCAACATCCCCTTCATCACGATGACGTCCCAGGGCCAGCCCCTGAACATCGAGATGAAGTTCACCCGGAAGATGCTGGAGCAGCTCACCAACCACCTCGTGGACCGCACGCTGCAGATGGTGGCCCGGGTGCTGGTGGATTCCGGACTGTCCACCAAGGACGTGGACGAGGTGATGCTGGTGGGCGGGCAGACGCGCATGCCCATCGTCCAGGACCGGCTGACGAAGTTCTTCGGCAAGCCCCCCAGCAAGGGCGTGCACCCGGACGAGGCCGTCGCCATCGGCGCGGCGCTCTACGCGCACTCGCTCCAGGACGACACCAACCTGCGCATCCAGCTGTTGGATGTGATTCCCATGGCCATCGGCCTGGAGAAGGCGGGCGGCGCCTTCCACGTCGTCTTCCCGCGCAACGCGCCCATCCCCAACGCCAAACAGCTCCTGGCCACGACGAGCATGGACAACCAGACCGAGCTGGCCATGCGCATCTTCCAGGGCGACCACGAGATGGTGGTGCGCAACGACATGCTGGGTGAGTTCACTTTCTCCGGCATCCAGCAGGCTCGCGCCGGCGGCGTGCAGGTGGAGATCACCTTCGACGTGAACGTGGAAGGCATCCTCTCCATGCGCGCCCGGGACCCGGCCACCGGCCGGGAGATGAACACCACCGTGCGCGTGACGCAGAGCTGAGTCAGACGCCGGGGCTGCCCATCATCGGCGTGGTGTCCTCGGAGGCCACCACGCCCGCGCCCTCGGCCCGCAGCAGCTCGAAGACGGTGAGCGACGTGGCGGTCCCCGGCAGCTGCTGTTCTCCCAAGGGCGCGTAGACATAGGGCTCCCGGGACCGCGTACGCGTCCTGTCGCTGAGGAGCACCTGTCCTCGGCCCGCCATCGACGCGAGCCGGGCCGCCGTGTTCACCGCGTCCCCCAGCACCGTGTAGTCGAGCCGGCCGGACGCCTTCGCGCCGATGCTCCCCGCCACCAGGTCTCCCGAGTCCAGCCCCATGCAGACGCCGTGCGCATAGGGCGCGGCCTCGCCTCCTCGCGCGGCCAGGGTCTCCAACTGCCGGCGGATGGCGAGACAGGCCTCCAGCGCGCGGTCCACGTGCTCGGGGCCGCGGAACACGGCCATCACCGCGTCACCGACGAACTTGTCCACCGTGCCACCGCGCGCGAGCACCTCCGGGACAATGGCCTCGAAGTTGGCGTTGAGGCGCCGCAGGGACTCCGGGGGCGCCGCCTGGCGCAACACGGGGGTGAAGCCATCCACGTCGATGAAGACGACGGTGCCCTCCACCCATTCGCCCGCCATGGCCTCCGTGCCCTGCAACATGGGCGGAATGCGCTCCAGCACGCCGCCGGGGACGAACATGCGCAACAGCCCGTTCTCCTCGGTGTAGCGCACCGTGCGCCGCAGCTCACGCACGTGCTTGAGCGTCTTGACGAGGGTGGCCTCCAGGTCCGGGAAGTCGATGGGCTTGGTGATGAAGTCAAAGGCGCCCCGGTTCATCGCCGTGCGCAGGTTGCTCATGTCGCCATACGCGGAGACGATGACCACGCGGACGAGCGCGCTCACCTCCCCCACGCGCGACAAGAACGTGAGCCCGTCCATCCTGGGCATGTTGATGTCACACAGGACGACCGCCGTGTCCGGGTGCTGGCGCAGCTCCTCCAGCGCCTCCTCTCCGTCCGAGGCGAAGAGGAACTGGTAGACGGAGCGGCGGATCTGCTTGCGGAAGCTCTGCTCCATCATCACCGCGACATCGGGCTCGTCATCGACCACCAGCACCTTGGCCGGCCGGAACGGGCGCCCCGCCTCGACTCGCGCGGAGAAGGCCGAGGCCAGCTCGTGCGCGGACTGGAAGCGCGCGGACGGCTCCAGGTCGAGCGCTCGCGCGAAGAAGGCATCCACCTCCGCCCCCAGCTCGGGCACCAGCGTGGAGGGAGCAACCGCGGGAGGCGGTGAGTTGCCCAGCCGCATCTGCCGCAGCGACTCGAGCGGAAACGGGTGCTGGCCGGTGAGCGCGCGATAGGCCACCACGGCCAGGGCCCACAAGTCGCAGCGATGATCCAACCGGGGCGACAGGCTCCGCAGCTGCTCGGGACTCATGTACCGCGGAGTCCCCGCCATCTCCTCGTCCGGGTGCGGATGCGCGGCGCCACCTTGGGTCAACAGCGCGAGCCCGAAGTCGAGCACCTTCACCACTTCACCGGACGCGCTGCGGGACAGGAACAGGTTCGCGGGCTTGAGGTCGCGGTGAATCACCCCCGCGGCGTGCGCGGCCGTCAGGGCCTGCGAGGCCTGCACCAGCAGACGCTCCACCATGGCGAGCGACAACCTGCCGCGCCGGTTCAGCAGCGCCTCCAGGTCCTCGCCCTCCAACAGCTCCATGACGATGTAAGGCGTCTCACCTGCCAGGTCACAATCATGGACCTGGATGACATGCGGACTCTGGAAGCGGGCGATGGCTTGGGCTTCCCACTCGAACTGGCGCAAAGAATGCGCGGTGGGCGCGCAGTGACTCGCCATCAGCTTGAGGGCCACCCGGCGCTGGAGCTTGGGATCCACCGCCACCCAGACGGTGCCCATTCCGCCGCCCGCGAGCATTCGCTCCAGGACGTATCGCCCGCCGATGACACGCGGCTGAGACAGATCAAGTTCGTTCATGTTGGTTCGCCCTGAGCGGCGCGATGATGGCACAAGGGGTCCACACTCGATACTCCATCAGCGCGCTCCCTACCCAGGCGGACGGGCCGCGCCGCGCGAGGCGCCAACGCCGCGCATGATACTGTGCCCACCGCCCCCCGCCCGCGACCTTCGCCGCACTACCCACTGAGGCGTCATGAACGAAGCGCCCAAGCCATCCGTGTCTCCGCTTCCCTTCCCCGTCCCTCGCGACGAGCCGCCTCCCGCGCCTCCGCACGAACCAGACGGAACGACTTATCCCGGACTCCAGGTCCCTCCAGGACTGAAACCCGGAATGCCGCGCAACGCGATGACGTCGGACCGGACGCCATACACGCGCGAGCCGCTCAAGGTGCTCGCGGGCACCCTGCCCCCGGACCTCCACGGCCACGTCTACGTCGCGGGCCCCAGCGTGCACGCGGGCTCACCGGCCCTGGCCTCGGACGGATTGGTGCTGCGGCTCGACTTCGACGGCGCACAGGCGACGTTCAGCTCCGCCATCATGAAGACGCCGTCGTACTACGCGCGCGAGCCCGTCAACGAAGGTGAGACGTCGCGAGGTCCGCTCACGCGCTACCTCAACGAGTTCCGGGACACCACGCTCTCGGATGTCTCGATTGCGCTGGGAGCGCAGGAGGCTCCCAACACGGCGCCCTTCCTCGTCGAGGGCGAGAACATGTTGCTCGTCACCACGGACGCGGGCCGTCCGTGGGCCATCCACCCGCTCACGCTCAAGGCGTACACACCGCTGGGATACAAGCGCGAGTGGAAGGCGGCCGTCCCCGCTCCCTGGGCGTTTCCGCTGCTGCAGAGCACCGCGCACCCCGCGTTCGCTCCCGAGCCCGCGGTCCCCATCTCGCCGGAGAAGGAGTCCCAACAGAAGCCGCGCTTGTTCTTCACCAACCACGCGCCCAAGTGGCCGCTGGGTGATGGCTGGACGCAGCTGGTGACGTGGGACACCTGGGAGAACCGCCTCCACCACTGGGAGCTCATCGACGCGGCCACTGGCAAGCCCGTGGTGACGCAGTCGCTCCATCAAATCGCCGTCACGCGTGACTACGTGGTGCTGCTCGACAGCAACTTCCCGGTCAACTTCTGGACCATCGCAGCGCAGGCGGCGCTACCGGGCATGACGCGGGTGCAGCGGTTCGTGGATCGCATCACGTCCGAGCCTTCATATCCACAGGCGGTGTTCTGGGTGGTGAAGCGCTCGGACCTGCGTCCTTCGCCGGGCACGTTGTCGCGCGATGACCCGCCGCGGATTCCCGCGTACCGCTTCCAGTCCGGAGGCGGCGGCCTGCACTTCGCCGCGCGCTACGAGAACCCGGACGACGTCATCACGTTGGTCGCCGGTCACTCGCCGTCCGAGGACCTGTCCCACACCCTCAAGGAGGGCGACCTCCTCATCAACGGCCATCACGCGCAGGCATACCAAGAAGGCATGCCCACGGCGGTGCCGATCACACGCAGCTCGCTGGGGGTGCATCGCATCGACATGCGCCGGCTGCGCATCGAATCCAGGCTGCACGCGCACGACGACTTCACCTGGGGCCTCACCGTGTTCTCCAACGCGGGCCTCATCAACGGCGAGCTCGAGACGAACCTGCGCATGTACCTGCGAGAGGTGCCGAGGCTCCGGACGCAAGGGGGCCCGGACGAAGTGGAGAGCGGGATGCAGTGGGGCATCCCGGATGACGCGCTCGCCATCTACTTCAACTCGGATGGCTTCACGGCGGACATGGTCCCCGAGCACCTGTATCAGCTCTACAAGCCCATCGTCGGAGACAAGGCGGGCCTGCCCATCCAGGAGGGCCGGGCCGCGAGCTTCTTCAAGTTCTTCGTCCACTCCGGCCGCTTCGAGGGGTACGTGCTCCCCACCGGCTGGTTTGGCTTCGCGCCGCAGTTCGTGCCGAGCATCAAGCTGCCGAAGGTGCCTTACTGGAAGGGCTACGTCGTGGCGCTCGTGGTGTCGGACCCGACGCCGGACCTGCCGCCCAACTCCACAGGCGACGAGGTGTGGATCTTCGACTCGGAGAACATCGCGAAGGGCCCCATCTGCCGACTGGGCAGCCGGAACTTCGACGTGGGCATGACGCTTCACACCACGTTCCTGCCGCCGGGCCTGGGGGAGCTCCTCGATGGCAACGTCCCCGACGGACCGCCATACGCCGTCAACGTGCGCGAGGACTACGACGTCGACGAGATTCAGAAGACCTACGAGGACTGGCTGCCGGGCCTGTTCCCCCGCGTCCCCAAGGTGCTCTTCACGCCGTGGAAGCTGGGCGTGAAGTGGGTGCTCAACTTCCCGAAGCTGCGCAAGGTCTTCGAGCGGGACGTGTATCCCCACTTCCCGCTCCGTCCACCCGAGAAGCATTCCAAGAACGAGTGAGCCTCACTCCAGCGCTGGTGATGGCGCCTCCAAGGACGCCAGCACCTGGAGCGCGCCGTCGGGCGTGACCACCAGACACGCCCGATGCAGACGATGCACAGACGGCCATCCGACCCCTCTCTTCGCACGAATCAATCCTCGGCCATGACCGCGTCCAGGATCTTGGCCGAGCACAGCACCGCGGGCAGTCCCGCGCCGGGATGAGTCCCCGCGCCCACGAGGTAGAGCCGCTCCACGTCCTCGCTCTTGGCCTGGGCCCTGAGGAACGTGGACTGCAACAAGGTGGGCGCGAAGCTGAACGCCGCCCCCCGGAAGGAACGGAGCTCGTCCCGGAAGTCCTCCGGCGTGAAGACGCGTGAGGTCACGAGCTCCGACTCCAGTCCAGGCAACACGCTCCGAGACAACCGCACCGCGAGCTCGCGCCGGAACACCTCCGCCCTCGCCTTCCAGTTCGAGCCGTCTCCGAGATGCGGCACGGGAGCAAGGACGTAGAACGCATCATGCCCCGCGGGAGCCAATCCCGAATCGGTCGCGGTGGGCCGGTGCAGATACAGCAACGGTTCATCGGACGCGGGGCCCGAGCCCGACAAGCCCGCGAACATGTCTTGGAAGTCCCGGCCGAACAGCAGCGTGTGGTGTGCCACCTCCGGGTACTGACGGCGTGTGCCGAAGTACCAGAGGAACACGCTCATCGAGTACCTCGCTTGCTGGACACGTGCATCCGACCAATGGTCGCGAACCTGGTCGGGTACGAGGAACCGGTACGTCCACGCGGCATCCGCGTTGGAGACCACCGCGTCCGCGCCAAGCCACTCCCCGGTCCCCAGCCTCACGCCCGTGGCCGTGCGGCCGTCCACGGTGATCCCGGAGACCTCGCTGCCGTACCGCACGTCTCCGCCGAGTGACTCGAGCAGCGACACGAGCCCGCGCACCAACGCCCCCGTTCCGCCCACGGGGAAGAACGAGCCCCAGCGCCGTTCCACGTATTGGATGGAGGTGTACACCGCGCTCGCGGGCAGGAAGGGGCTCCCGCCGATGAGGAGCGGATGAAAACTCAGCGCCTGCCGCAGGCGTTCATCCTTCACGTGTTTCGAGACCAGGCCGTACATCGACCGGAACGCTTCCTCACGCAGCAGGGCCGGCGTGTATGGCGCGAGGCTCAAGACATTCGGCACCGGCGCGCTCATCAACGGGCCGATGCCCGCTTCGTACATCCGCTCGACACGCGCGGAGAGCGACT from Myxococcus stipitatus carries:
- a CDS encoding sensor histidine kinase → MVSSTAVSSSVARVQESTDPVVGAARYGAVQTLMDSLLHDVRNPLNAMAIHLEVLSEKLKAETGQVPPSQEKNLKALREQIQRVDGILRQFTDFIVSKGGGAGEVDLSDATTRALAVVAHEGRKRRVTVQVAVEAGVLIRLADTSELGFFVIQALLRAFRRAEGGGSVRVTVRAEGPSAVLEVDDSGGEASPELADAVAALGLRCAQLGVELHVRGGCCRLSFPRA
- a CDS encoding cytidine/deoxycytidylate deaminase family protein encodes the protein MSGRVSWDQYFMDIAKQVATRATCDRKHVGAVIVRGRTILSTGYNGSIRGLPHCDDVGHMMENGHCVATVHAEANAIIQAATNGVAIDGATIYTTASPCWPCFKLIANAGLVRVVFGEFYRDPRIFEVATQLKLELVGLGDAARPPVSSAG
- a CDS encoding serine protease, with translation MSRFFLGAPVALLALASCAGAPALPHGRAAPPQVSAVVVPAVASSSSARLSRKERVQRILPHNVRLQMADGDTVRRSASGVVVGSEQGSDGVVAWVITNAHAVVTEDLKEPRLRVLVDRRGDVETHEGQVVATGKVPEVDLALVKVPGLALPAVALADEAELELGEDVVVAASPFGRALSLSGGMVSQVEWDGESRRPKSVKTDAPIGYGASGGGVYSLETGRLLAVVEGYRTAQVDFAVREESYSFDVPMPGETFAAPSTKVRDFLQSKGFGRLLDHSLSGEGGVAHAAGR
- a CDS encoding serine protein kinase PrkA; the protein is MDAKGYLQEVGTQVSADFVKNRSILSFEEYLSLFLNDPRAQARNAAQYLRDVMDHFGTQMVPHPTGTIRRFKVFDAEGSDRDGRVAGQEEVQNAIYRVLGNFVRAGRINKLILLHGPNGSAKSTLVNALKAGMETYSRQPQGALYRIAWVFPSEKLIKGSIGFGERTDGSEELTTFAHLDAEAIDLRMPCELRDHPLFAMPPGDRRKVLEAALKKKGLGNGDGETGDFILSAYVRDGELCSKCRRIYTALLNSYNGDWLKVMRHVQVERFYVSRRYQVGTVTVEPQMSVDAIVQQITADRTQLNVPAPLHSTVLFEPHGPLVHANRGLIEYADLLKRPLEAFKYLLGFSETSEVPLEPFVLQLDEVLIASSNEKHLGAFKELPDFASFKGRIELVRVPYLRRYRTEQQIYDAQVSTTTVGKHVAPHATEVASMWAVLTRLKKPIPDRYPSDVKELIDHVTPVEKLHLYEEGAPPDRLSLANTKELRKLREELFTESDAYPNYEGRVGASAREIKTALFNAAQNPDYKCLTGLAVLEELEAICKDKSVYEFLLQEVLDGYHDHEAFVRMAEAEYLDRVDTEVRESMGLVSEGQYREVVERYIQGVSHWVRGEKMRNRVTGEMEKPDEQRMQEVEAIVMPRGEDAAEFRRALIASIGAHRLDNPDATMDYPRIFPDMFKRLRDHYFEERKRVLRKNKENVLKYLSEDRGLLTPREQAQVQSTLKTMAERYGYCENCAKDAILFLMKKRYA
- a CDS encoding Hsp70 family protein, yielding MHKEPIIGIDLGTTNSCAAIVEDSGNVKLIPYKGGEYTIPSIFAIDDKGNELIGYEAKRQWQLNPRNTVYGSKRLVGRTFGSDVVDTMKKVVAYNMRPGKKNEVTLDVGKKEFTLQEVSAKILGKIREVASNYLKTPIKRAVVTVPAYFNDRQRQSVKDAGKLIDLEVVRIINEPTAAALAYGVGKGLKEKVVIYDLGGGTFDVSIIEIRDRVFEVKSTGGDVFLGGIDFDNAIIHHVLKDFAAKTGIDLATDPVAMQRIKDLAERTKIDLSARDEVPFNIPFITMTSQGQPLNIEMKFTRKMLEQLTNHLVDRTLQMVARVLVDSGLSTKDVDEVMLVGGQTRMPIVQDRLTKFFGKPPSKGVHPDEAVAIGAALYAHSLQDDTNLRIQLLDVIPMAIGLEKAGGAFHVVFPRNAPIPNAKQLLATTSMDNQTELAMRIFQGDHEMVVRNDMLGEFTFSGIQQARAGGVQVEITFDVNVEGILSMRARDPATGREMNTTVRVTQS
- a CDS encoding protein kinase domain-containing protein, coding for MNELDLSQPRVIGGRYVLERMLAGGGMGTVWVAVDPKLQRRVALKLMASHCAPTAHSLRQFEWEAQAIARFQSPHVIQVHDCDLAGETPYIVMELLEGEDLEALLNRRGRLSLAMVERLLVQASQALTAAHAAGVIHRDLKPANLFLSRSASGEVVKVLDFGLALLTQGGAAHPHPDEEMAGTPRYMSPEQLRSLSPRLDHRCDLWALAVVAYRALTGQHPFPLESLRQMRLGNSPPPAVAPSTLVPELGAEVDAFFARALDLEPSARFQSAHELASAFSARVEAGRPFRPAKVLVVDDEPDVAVMMEQSFRKQIRRSVYQFLFASDGEEALEELRQHPDTAVVLCDINMPRMDGLTFLSRVGEVSALVRVVIVSAYGDMSNLRTAMNRGAFDFITKPIDFPDLEATLVKTLKHVRELRRTVRYTEENGLLRMFVPGGVLERIPPMLQGTEAMAGEWVEGTVVFIDVDGFTPVLRQAAPPESLRRLNANFEAIVPEVLARGGTVDKFVGDAVMAVFRGPEHVDRALEACLAIRRQLETLAARGGEAAPYAHGVCMGLDSGDLVAGSIGAKASGRLDYTVLGDAVNTAARLASMAGRGQVLLSDRTRTRSREPYVYAPLGEQQLPGTATSLTVFELLRAEGAGVVASEDTTPMMGSPGV